DNA from Dasypus novemcinctus isolate mDasNov1 chromosome 19, mDasNov1.1.hap2, whole genome shotgun sequence:
TCCCGCGTCCCCGGGGCTTCCAAGGGCCCTGGAGACGCCACGCCCGGGACTGCGCTCCGCGCGCTCGCCGGGACGCTCTGCCCCAGCCGAGCCTCCCGCCCGCGCGCCCCGACCCCCGGGCCCCGGCGCTCACCCCGCGGCGGCGACTGTGCCTCGGCTTGCTCACGTTCTTGGTCACCTTGTGGCCCTTGTTGAGGCCCACGGCCATGGGGTAGCGCAGAGCCATGGCTGCGGACAGGGGTGCGGAGGGGATGGAGTGACGCCCGGGCCGgtccccgcgccccggccccccCAGGCTCGCTCGCCGCACCCACACGTCCCCCGACCCGCGAAGCGAGCCCGGGGACCCCGATGGCGGCGGATCCCGCCCGCGGACAGCTCCGCTCACCTGCTGCCGCTTCAATGGCTCCCGCGGCGGAAGGGCTGGCGCCGCCCGGAACTCTGGGATATCTAGTCTCCGCCGGAAGTGCGGGCCAGAGAGGAAAGGACGGCGCGCTCGCCCCCTGGCGGTTGGAGGCGTCGCTGCACCGCCCCCTCCTGAGCATGCGCGTTTACCTCAGCGGGCCCCAGGCCGGGAGTCGAGCCCAGTGGGCGTGGCTGTGGCTGCACAACTGCGCCTTGATATTGGGTGTTTGAATCCCACCTAGTCGTTTGCTGATTGACCCCCACCCCCGCGCCAGCGACTTCTCTCCCAGAACCTCATTTTCTCCAGTTATAAAATGAGCACAATAATAGTGCCTATCCAAATGGACTTGGGGAAAATTGAACGACATATATAGAGAGTCAAGTTCTGGGCTAGGTCTGAAGAATGCAATATGATCTAGCATCCCCTGGTGGCATTTGATCTTATTTTAGGTGGTACACGGGCAGGACACTACATAACCTTGAATGATGTGATGGGGAAGATAAAGATTCTGGTTTTTATCTTTCAATTCTGCTTATTTCTCAATTTGGAGCTGCTCTCTTCGGGGTTAGCCCTTCTCACAGCTGCCAGCTCAGAGCTTTGAGCAGCCCATAGTACCTAGCGTTTCATAACATtgtattttttctagtttttattcTTACAGTGCTTTCTCTGCATGGAAGTAGTTTCTGCCATTGActaaccccccctccccccccgagGTTCGTGTAGCACCAACTTCCAGTTGTAAAGTTCAAAGTTGTAAAGTTGTAAAGAGATCCTGGATGTCAAATTCTAAGGGTCTGATGCTTAATAAGAAGCACATTATGGTTGGCGCAAAGCTACCTGCAGAGTACTACAAACTGCAGTAGTAGAAAAACCTCGTATAGCTTAAATATTGGGGCATTGTACTGAGCCTTTGCAACCAAGAGTAAAGAATTATATAGAtacctttatattatttttttctgataaaagatttttattcaGGATATAGAatgaactcttacaactcaataataagataAGCCAATGAAAAagtggacaagagatttgaatagatatttcaccaaagaaggCATATGAATGCCTAATAGACTTATGAAGaagtgttcaatatcattaggcatttggaaaatgcaaattaaagccaccaTGAGAGACTACtacacatccactagaatggctaaaatttaaaaaagacaataccAAGTATTGCGGAGggtgtagagcaggggttcttaacaaggggcccatgagcttgagctgaaattcaaaaaaaaacattattcctgtggggacgtgttggcgCGGGTGTGATAGGAAacaatacacagtacagtgtggacttagtaaggggtccgtggttttcacctaactggcaaagagGTGCGTGCAAcagaaaagtttaagaacccctggtgtGAAGAGATGCCTttacataaaacaaaattaaaaaaaaaaaagtttaatatctCAAGTTGCTGAAACTGgatggatttagcctagacctgctaTGACTGTCATTCTTAACAGCTCAAATCCCCGTTCACGGCTCAGCAAAGCTCTGCCTCCCCTTGTGTATAACCAGTCCCCCTCCTGTTTGATATCCGTGTGGAAAGCCTGGGGACTGACTCTACTGTACTTTCCTATCCCAGAATCTTGGTCGCCGCCAACGGTAACTTTGTGACTCACCCTGGCTTGGTCGCCACCCCAGCGTGTTCAACCCCTGAGTAGTTACTAATGCAGGAAGCTGCGTCCAGCTCCGCCCTATCCATTAGCGCCCCGGGGGGATAAAACACCAGGACTTACGCAGTTGGCGGAGGCTGGTTTGAGACTGGACAAATAAgccctcttttcctttccagcCCGATGGGTGTGCCCATCTATTCCTTAGCTGTGTTTGTCTCTTCTGCTGCAGCGAGAACCCAGGCGAGGCCCACTCCTCCTCTCTTCAGAACCCGCGAGATCGGCCCCTCCAGCAGCCTCCGTTTCTCCTTGGACTTGAGAGTCTTTGCGGGgtacccctcccccacccaggctGACAAGTGGGAATGGCAGGAGGAGTCGCGACAGGGAAGGAAGATTTTCATTACGAAAAGGGAAGCTGGGCCCTGCCCAGAACACGCTCCTTCCCCCCAGTGCCCACCGTGAATGCCGGGGACGCCCGCTAGGGGGAGCCGGCAGCGGCTGGGGGCTGCTCCGCGGTTGGGAAGTGGAAGGCAATTCCGGTGCAAGATGGAAAGGAATGAGGAGGTGGTTGGGAGGTGGTGGGACCTGCCACctgcctgagcctcagtttcctcgtccgAAAGTTGGAACCAGTCCCCGTATCCCCATCGACGGCCGAGAAGTCCTTGGCACAGGAGCGCCTGGTACGCGCCCGGGGCTGGGGTGCCTGTTTCCAGGAGACAGTCGTCGTTCCTGGCTTTCCTTTTCCTATCTTGAATCTATCTTGGGCCCTGGCCGCCCTCTCTGGGGTGTCTCGGTGTGTGTCCCGGGCCCGGGGACAGTGTGATGGAGCGCCACCCCAAGGGCCGCAGGCAGCAGCGGCGGCCGTGACGTTGAGCTCCCGCCTCTGAACCAGGTGGGAGGGCGCGGCAGCCAGCCCCGCAGCAGGCAGAGCAGGTGGAAGACGCCCGAGGCGCGCGCGACGCCCCTGGGGACGGGAGGGTGCGGGGGGGGGACTGCGGCTAGGGCAGGACGCACTTGGTGACTGCCACGTTCACATCCGGCACGTGCAGCTCCCGTCGCAGGGAACGGAAGGTCCAGCGCGACCCTGGCCGCCAGGAGGGGGTGCCGAAGGGCACGGGCACGCGGCCTGGGGACGCGACAGGGGCCGACCGGCTCAGCCAACGCTGTtctccctcctccaggaagccctccagcCCACCACCACCAAGATGAACGGATCCCTCCCTCCAGGCTCGCCCGCCTCGAgccccttcctctacccccctcCCCGTGGAGGCAGGGCCGCGGGCACGCCCTGAGCAGTGAAGACACCACCACCAGGAAGCCCTGCGGGCTGCGCAGCGCCCGCCACGTAGGCCGCACGTAGTTCAGGAAGTTCACCTGCAGGTGGCGGCCGCGAGCACCGCGCCGAGGCAGAGCCACAGGGGAGGCGGAGCCCAGACCTGGAGAGGGGCGGGGCGAGGGAGGCAAAGGGGGCGTGGTCCGAGACGGGAGGGGTGGGGCGCCGGCCCGGGAAGTAAGCccagggaggggcggggcctgggcctaAGAGGGGCGGAGCCGGGAGCCGAGGGGCGGGGCGCCCGTCCGGGTTCAGGACGAGGTAGTCCACCCCACCTGGCCCGGGGAGGCCGGTCAGCCCAGGGCTCGTCTctgaggccccgcccccggcacccGAGGAGACTCCGCCCCTCCCGAGCCAGCCTAGAGCCCGGGCCCCCCGAGCTTTATCCCCACGAATGAATGCCCCCTAAGATCCAGGGGGCCAGGTGCGGCCAGCTTTGCAGAGGCCCCGTGCAGGGCCCCGTCCCCGGGGGTTGAGGCCCCGCCCTGACCACGCCCCCAGCAACGCCCCTCACAGCCACGCCCTCGCTCCAGTACCGGTcctgcccaggccccgcccctcaccCAGCTGGTCCAGTGCGAACTGCACCACGTGCTTGGGCGCTCAGGGCAGGCCACGTCCGCGGAGATGTAGATCTTGGGGGTGCCCAGCTTCCGGCAGGTCCCTACCACCTAGGGGGGGCCAGAGCTCCACCCCATCTGGCCCCCCTCCACCTTCCGGCCGCCTTGGGGCCCCGGAATGAAGCTGCTTTCCTCACTCTTGAGCCTTGGGTCCCACACAGCATCATCCCCAAAATACTGGGGTTCCCAAAATGGCCACCCCGGAACCAGAATGGCCGGGTCAGAGTTTTACTGGATCAGTCACCCCACAATGAATACTTGGGAGATTACAATTACAG
Protein-coding regions in this window:
- the RPL36 gene encoding large ribosomal subunit protein eL36, which gives rise to MLRRGRCSDASNRQGASAPSFPLWPALPAETRYPRVPGGASPSAAGAIEAAAAMALRYPMAVGLNKGHKVTKNVSKPRHSRRRGRLTKHTKFVRDMIREVCGFAPYERRAMELLKVSKDKRALKFIKKRVGTHIRAKRKREELSNVLAAMRKAAAKKD